In the genome of Lathyrus oleraceus cultivar Zhongwan6 chromosome 4, CAAS_Psat_ZW6_1.0, whole genome shotgun sequence, the window CCTCTTCAGCTGAGTAGTTTGAACCAAGACTTGGATCCACCAATTCCAGAAGGTTTCCTTGTTCTTGGAGAACATAGGCCTTAAATGACATGCAAGATATAGTAATTATAAATTTTGAAACAAAGGAAATTACAATGAAAAGAGATACCAAGTGTAGCTTACCCAATCCAGAAGATAAACAAATTCCTCTTTTGGCCTATAATTTGTGTTGCTCATTCCACTAACAATCTCTAAAGCTACAACTCCGAAACTATATACATCTGCTTTGTCGGTTAAGTAACCCCGCATTGCATACTCAGGAGCCATGTAACCTCTGATAAGGAAACGTTTTGTAGGTTTGTGTCAGAGATTTTAAAAAACTTAATGAAACAATTTCTAGATAAGACTGTGTAAATGATTATAGCAGCAAGAAATATATAGATTGTAGTTAACATTGCAAGCATGACCGGAAATTGTAGACAACTACAGTCCATGCGGCCACAATTGCAATTTAAATCTATGAGTGTAAGCCAACGAATGATAAACAAAGTCTTTAGGATTCAAAACTTTATAATATTGTCGTATAATACTAACATTGTCCCAGCTATTCGCGTGCTGATATGAGTGTTTTCTTCTTCGTCAAGCTTGGCTAAACCGAAATCAGAGATTTTGGCATTCAGATGCTTATCGAGTAAGACATTAGTTGCCTTAATATCTCTGTGTACTATTTTCAACCTTGATTCCTCATGAAGATAGGCCAAACCTCTTGCTATCCCTACACAAATCTTCATTCTCGTGCGCCAGTCCAAGTTCAACTTTTGTTCTGGCTTACCTAGAAGAAAAGTTGTCTTTTAAAGTTTGATTTTAACTTATCAGAAACATATATAGACAACCAAAATCTGTTACATGAAGCCCTTACCGAAAAGAGCACGAGCAAGACTATTGTTCTCCATGTATTCATATACAAGCAGCAATTGGTTTCCTTCAATGCAACATCCATAAAGTTTCACAAGATTGGGATGCTGCAAAGCAGATATCATGCCTATTTCGTTTATGAATTCGCGGTTCCCTTGCTTTGATTTGGACGAGAGCTGTTTAACCGCAATCACAGCACCATCTGACAATATACCCTGCGAAATAGGCAATGCCTTCAGTATCATAGTTGAGGATAACCTTTCAAAGCTTTTAACATATAGTTTATCTAAATTTACCTTGTAAACTGGCCCAAATCCTCCTTCACCTATCTTATTTTCTGGATCGAAGTTATTAGTAGCAGCTTTAATTTGTCTCAAACTGAAATAACCTGTTTCCAATTCTAGGAGTTCTGCAATAAGATAAGTGGTTTACTCAGGAACAAGAAGTGAAAATAAAGCGGTCCATGGTTCAACCATGAAAATGTTTTATTTACTTAGAACTAAAATCTTACCTTTGTCTGTTTGATCTTTCCGAAAAATGTAACCCATCTTCCAAAGGACAAAAAGTATCAGCAAAACAATTGCCAATGATCCAATCACAATTCCAGCAATTGCTCCGGCAGACAACCGATTCGAAGGAATTTTAAAGTCTAAAGCAAAGTATAAATGATTTTAAGAATATGAAATACAATGTAGTTTAATTGGTATATTTGACAGAAGGTTATGAAATCAAAATGATATGAAAACTAGTACTTACTTGGGGTCACAGTGATAGCAGATATAAGAGGTCCATATACACCTCTCATAGGGACTGCATTAGTTCCTTTTCCTGCCCATGATAAGTGGATTTGCAAGGTGCTATCATTAACATCAACGTTAAAGTCCCGAGTAATTCCCTTGCCAACTCCACCGGCTTCTTCCATAATGTTAAAGTCTTTTAAATATTTACGACCCTGTCATTATATAGTTTTGAAATTCGGAACTTTAGATTTGTTAGAAACCAGATACAAAATATGAGCAACATTTTGGTCGAAACTAGAAACTAAGCGCCGGTCTGGATTGGTTTATTTGAGTTTATCTACGGACATAAGTACAAGCAGAACTGTCTGTAAGAGCTTATAGGAACAGCTTAAGATATGTCCATAAGCTGTTTTCAACTAAATTCCATAAACTCTATAAGATAGCTTATGAAAATAGCTTTAAAATGAGAAGGGTTTGATTTTGTGGTATCTTTTTTTATAGAAATAGGTTATACACAAGCAAGCACTTATATGATAAAAGTTTATGCTATAAGTGCTTGATTAAGATACTTACCAAACAAAGCCTAAGAAAGAAGTAGTTGTGTATTCATTACTTACTTGAATTGAAACATCGAATATGCGCCTTCCAAAACTGCTAAAAGTCCGGTCATTAGAAAACATTATCTCAGCAAAATGAAGTTTCACATTATAATTTCCCTTCATCATACAAAATCCAAAGTAGTTAAGAGATATCGGCGCAATGCGGGCTGTTTGGTAGTAGTGTCCAGAAGACTCATTAATATTCAAAGAGAAAACATTTCTTGCCACATAATCAGCTTTTTCATTTCCTAGAAATACTCCTGTGCTGCTataagcccattttccatcagCACTTTCAACAAAGTTTGAAATTCCGCGTAAATGTTCGTCGGCTTCATATTCTTTGTCATCACTCAATTGCAGGATTTCTTTCATTGGTCTGATTCCAATCATTACATCCATATCCCTACTCTTGGAAATAAATTCACTTGGTCTAATGGTAGGAAAGGTACGCAGTTAACAGAGAAAAGGTTGGATCGGGAAGCCTATAGTGTGGATTGACTTTAGGCTGTCTTGTGATTTTCAAGAAGCTTGCAGGGAGAGTTCATATTTTTTAAGAAAACCATTTCTGGTGCAGGTTTTAGCTTTGGCTGCTGTGTCAGCTGGTGTAGCAGTTGCAACTGTATCAGATTTAGAGTTCAATTTGTATGGTAAAATGGCTAACACTACTCATCGCTATTCAGGTAAAATGGCTAAGTTAAAATGGCTAAGTTAAATTCAGATTTAGAGTTCAATTTGACACCACACATATGTTCATAACAGGAGTATCATAGAAACTATACAGCTTTCACAAACACAGCTTTCACTACTGATGCAAACAGTTAATAAATTTGAGTCCAGAAAAAACATTTCCTTCAAAATAAATTATAACCCCAACCTTGAGAAATACTAACTGATGCAAACACTAACTATTGCAAACACTAACTGTTCAGTCTGGTTCCAAATTAACATAGGGATGACTAACCTTGAGAAAGAGTTGTCTTTGCAAAATCCCGGATGATATAGTGCTTCGGTTCCAAATTAACTTGCATTCAACAACTGCTTACTGCCTCCACTAAGTAAGATGAGCATTCTTGAAAACCTACATTCAGAAAACCAATTAGCAAATAATTTGATTTTCGTAGTTTCAGACTTAAAGGAGACTTTAAACATATTTGGAAACAATACTAAACTTGCAAAGAAAACTTGATTCCAGCATCCACAAAGCCGATAGTTCTGGAAAACCTACATTCAGAAAACATAAAACATATGACTATCTCATACTCATTAAACCAAAACTCCATAGAAATCACTTGAGATGAATATGCATTACCTTTGATGATTCAGAAACCCTTTAACGAGGGATTTTGAATTAGGGAATTAGGGATTCTTCAATGGATTCACGGATTAGGGATTCACGAATCGGTTCACAAAATAGGGAAAAAAGGGATTCACGAATTAGcatggaattagggttttggttttgTGAAATGAAATGGAGGGAGAGTGAAAAATGACGAGGGAAAAGGAAAGAGGGAAATAAGCTGTCGCGTAATTTTTGGTCCGAAATAAAAAATTCCATAGAGTCCGCCAAGCGGACtctaattaataaataaaataagagtAGAGTCGGCTCAGCGGACTCTAAGTAAATAAATAGTAATTAAAAAATAATGCTACTAGATAGAATCGGTCTCACCGACtctaaataaattaatcaaacaTTCTGCAAAGATAACATAACAAGTAGAGTCGGTTTTGCCGACACTGATAAAAAAATAACTTGTCTTAAAAGATGTACCTAGATAGAGTCCGTTAGTGTAGGCTTAGCCGATACTAATAGTGTCTGTGTCGGTGGCCGACTCTAAACTAGGAGGCTAAAATGACTTATTCTAGTAGTGTACTAAGGAATGAATTATAACATTTCTTTCTATGAAAAAGAAATTGTTGTTTGGTTAATGAATTGAAAAAGTTTGTGAATCTGGTGAAGGTGTTGTTTGGACCAAGAATGTGATGTTTGAACCCATATAGTGGTTTCTGAACCAAGAATGAGGTATTTTAACCAATAAATGGTGATTAACCATGAACGAGGTGTCGAAACTAAGAATGAGGTGTATGAACCGAGAATGAGATGTTTGAACCAAGAATGAGGTAACTAAACCAAAGCAATGTTATAAGGGTTTTCCTAGACTCGAGGATCAAGGAAAATAAAGGGTTTGTCTAAATCAGGGGATTAACTAGACAAACAAGGGTTTGCCTAAACCAATGGATTAATAAGGAAAATAATGGTTTTCCTAAATCAAGGGATTAACAATGCAAACATGCAAGAGTATGGGTGTAAAAAAACCAAAAGGTGTTGTGTTAGGTCCAAAGAGAATGGCGTTTTTAATATTGGTTGTTGTGGATTTTAATAAGAAGATGAATGTTGAAATTAATattgatttgaattgcactaaagtctatgaattGAGGTGAATACTTGGAAAAACTGGATCATGCGTcccgtatccaaagatattcagaataagGATAGAAATACTCCCTTTTATTCCTTATCCACTTCTTAAGACTCTTGACGCACAATTCACATCATAATTATTAAGTATTTCGAATTTGTTTGAGAAAAGAGGATTTTTGTTTTATGTTGAAAGAATGGGATATAATGTCTAGGAATGGGAATAGAGTTTAGAGTATCCATGCCTTGATGGTCACctatttttagggttttgaaTATGAATAGACTTAGGATTAATTTAGGGGATCATGCATAGGTGAGAGTGTTAAGATCTAATTCAATCATGTGATCAAGGAACTTGTGATCCTTTAATTGAGTAAAATCCCTAAGGGATCATGCAATTTGTTTTGAAAGTCCAATTAAGAAGTCCCAAAGTTATTAATCTAATTATTTGATCAAAGCATGTTTGATCAAATAATTAAATCAATCAAGGGGGAAACATGCCAAGAATTAGGCCAAGCTATATATATCAAAAACCAAGACATCATGAAGAAAAAGTAAGTCAAAGGAAATAAATAGTATAAATTAACGCTAATATGTAACCCTAATCTTACACTAATT includes:
- the LOC127136958 gene encoding probable LRR receptor-like serine/threonine-protein kinase At1g53430 is translated as MDVMIGIRPMKEILQLSDDKEYEADEHLRGISNFVESADGKWAYSSTGVFLGNEKADYVARNVFSLNINESSGHYYQTARIAPISLNYFGFCMMKGNYNVKLHFAEIMFSNDRTFSSFGRRIFDVSIQGRKYLKDFNIMEEAGGVGKGITRDFNVDVNDSTLQIHLSWAGKGTNAVPMRGVYGPLISAITVTPNFKIPSNRLSAGAIAGIVIGSLAIVLLILFVLWKMGYIFRKDQTDKELLELETGYFSLRQIKAATNNFDPENKIGEGGFGPVYKGILSDGAVIAVKQLSSKSKQGNREFINEIGMISALQHPNLVKLYGCCIEGNQLLLVYEYMENNSLARALFGKPEQKLNLDWRTRMKICVGIARGLAYLHEESRLKIVHRDIKATNVLLDKHLNAKISDFGLAKLDEEENTHISTRIAGTIGYMAPEYAMRGYLTDKADVYSFGVVALEIVSGMSNTNYRPKEEFVYLLDWAYVLQEQGNLLELVDPSLGSNYSAEEAMRMLQLALLCTNPSPTLRAPMSSVVSMLEGNTSIQAPIIKRSDSASGARFKAFELLSHDSQTNVSSTSLQDSRELRGKSMDGPWIDSSISYPSKDDYSSSDRLI